A region of Arabidopsis thaliana chromosome 5, partial sequence DNA encodes the following proteins:
- a CDS encoding hypothetical protein (DUF581) (Protein of unknown function (DUF581); CONTAINS InterPro DOMAIN/s: Protein of unknown function DUF581 (InterPro:IPR007650); BEST Arabidopsis thaliana protein match is: Protein of unknown function (DUF581) (TAIR:AT2G25690.2); Has 1807 Blast hits to 1807 proteins in 277 species: Archae - 0; Bacteria - 0; Metazoa - 736; Fungi - 347; Plants - 385; Viruses - 0; Other Eukaryotes - 339 (source: NCBI BLink).), which produces MSQHSNYQMTTASDYYSTKPVLSAIRSHKLISSVFEGKCPSDYESAWSPTSPLDFRLFSTLGNPFAASSSRSIWRGKQRSWDSGKVGLSIVHSLVDDHHTDSSATIVLPSPDSKNIIFGSLMRSGQKPHLLSQPFTKALMPKDVIPNAVFEIGHDVIDVLELRKSGSVDAAYCSGAENFSVNNNACQVTKQDPGSLNGGTESDMEISEDYTCVISHGPNPKTTHFYGDQVMESVEREELKNRCCKNEKESIFAVAPLDLTTPVDVLPPKDFLSFCYGCSKKLGMGEDIYMYSGYKAFCSSECRSKEIDLDEEMEDGDEEEAIKSVSSSDKESKKKSNGVFFTVG; this is translated from the exons ATGTCTCAGCATTCCAACTATCAAATGACCACTGCTTCTGATTACTATTCGACAAAACCGGTCTTGTCAGCGATTAGAAGCCACAAACTCATCTCTAGTGTGTTTGAAGGAAAGTGTCCATCTGACTATGAATCAGCTTGGAGCCCAACTTCTCCTTTGGATTTCAGATTGTTCTCCACTTTAGGGAACCCttttgctgcttcttcttcgagGTCAATCTGGAGAGGGAAACAAAGGAGCTGGGATTCTGGTAAAGTAGGCTTGAGCATTGTGCATTCTCTTGTTGATGATCATCACACTGATTCATCAGCAACGATTGTTTTACCATCACCGGATAGTAAAAACATAATCTTTGGATCTTTGATGAGAAGTGGCCAGAAACCTCATCTACTCTCTCAACCCTTTACCAAAGCTTTGATGCCCAAGGATGTTATACCAAATGCTGTTTTTGAGATTGGACATGATGTGATTGATGTGCTTGAGCTTCGAAAATCTGGCTCCGTCGATGCTGCTTACTGTTCCGGTGCTGAGAACTTCAGTGTGAACAACAATGCTTGTCAGGTGACCAAGCAAGACCCAGGATCACTTAATGGGGGTACTGAAAGTGACATGGAGATCTCAGAGGACTACACTTGTGTTATTTCACATGGTCCTAACCCCAAAACCACCCATTTTTACGGGGATCAGGTTATGGAGTCCGTAGAGCGCGAGGAGTTGAAGAACCGTTGTTGCAAGAACGAGAAAGAGAGCATTTTTGCTGTTGCTCCTCTCGACTTGACAACACCTGTTGATGTGTTACCTCCCAAAGACTTCTTGAGCTTCTGCTACGGCTGTAGCAAGAAGTTGGGTATGGGAGAAGATATATACATGTACAG tGGATACAAAGCGTTCTGCAGTAGTGAGTGCCGTTCAAAGGAGATAGATCTGGATGAGGAAATGGaggatggagatgaagaagaagcaatcaaGTCTGTCTCGTCTTCAGACAAGGAGtctaagaagaagagtaaCGGTGTGTTCTTCACCGTGGGCTAA